In Methanonatronarchaeum thermophilum, a genomic segment contains:
- a CDS encoding DUF424 domain-containing protein — protein MKTHVRRAETIVAVCDEDLVGKELAEEGRKISIRESFYGSESRSKKDIKEALNNATIGNLIGRNSVDLGIEVGVIDEENVMDVCGVPHAQVVVMDY, from the coding sequence ATGAAAACTCATGTTAGGAGGGCTGAAACGATTGTTGCTGTTTGCGATGAAGATTTGGTTGGAAAGGAGTTGGCCGAGGAGGGTAGGAAGATCTCGATTCGGGAAAGTTTTTATGGTAGCGAGAGTAGGTCTAAAAAGGATATTAAAGAAGCGTTAAATAATGCAACTATAGGTAATTTGATTGGTAGGAACAGCGTTGATTTAGGAATCGAGGTTGGTGTTATCGATGAGGAAAATGTAATGGATGTATGCGGTGTTCCCCATGCACAGGTTGTTGTAATGGACTATTAA
- the ribB gene encoding 3,4-dihydroxy-2-butanone-4-phosphate synthase, whose translation MNVKKGIKQLKNGKPILIYDSSDREGETDIVAPAKHTNPNTILRMRRDGGGLICVAIPPKAAEKLNLKYTSDILKQTGYKFNKKVPYDQRSSFSIWVNHKDTYTGITDKDRSKTAKELSKAVETTINKENYNFEKQFRAPGHVPILRAAKGLTKNRTGQTELSIEMAQKANITPAMVLCEMLDNKTGEALPKEKAIEYGEKNNIPFLTGSQIKNY comes from the coding sequence ATGAACGTAAAAAAAGGAATCAAACAACTCAAAAACGGAAAACCAATACTAATCTACGACTCAAGCGACCGAGAAGGAGAAACAGACATAGTAGCACCCGCCAAACACACAAACCCCAACACAATACTCAGAATGAGACGAGACGGAGGAGGATTAATATGCGTAGCAATACCCCCTAAAGCTGCAGAAAAACTCAACCTAAAATACACATCAGACATACTAAAACAAACAGGATACAAATTCAACAAAAAAGTACCATACGACCAAAGAAGCAGTTTCTCAATATGGGTCAACCACAAAGACACATACACCGGAATAACAGACAAAGACAGAAGCAAAACAGCAAAAGAACTCTCAAAAGCAGTAGAAACAACAATAAACAAAGAAAACTACAACTTCGAAAAACAATTCAGAGCCCCCGGACACGTACCAATACTAAGAGCAGCTAAAGGACTAACAAAAAACAGAACAGGCCAAACAGAACTATCAATAGAAATGGCACAGAAAGCAAACATAACACCAGCAATGGTACTATGCGAAATGCTAGACAACAAAACAGGAGAAGCACTACCAAAAGAAAAAGCAATAGAATACGGCGAAAAAAACAACATACCATTCCTAACAGGCAGCCAAATCAAAAACTACTAA
- a CDS encoding DUF120 domain-containing protein: MIDSDNLQLLKTIALQEKQKTTNTELAQKLDYSPQTISRRLNNLEKNKYINREVDTNGQIIKISKKGYNTLKKEYKDYKNIFYLEMTKTLQGHVIDGIGEGKYYISQPEYQQQFKQKLGFKAYPGTLNIKLNKKSIKKYQLIKQKNGIMIKGFQKGERTFGDSKCYKSRINGIKSAIIQPNRSHYKDDIIEIISPERLRNKLEKNKVKIEVQI; encoded by the coding sequence ATGATTGATTCTGACAACCTCCAGTTACTTAAAACCATAGCTTTACAAGAAAAACAAAAAACAACAAACACCGAGTTAGCTCAAAAACTGGACTACAGCCCTCAAACCATATCAAGACGTCTAAACAACCTTGAAAAAAATAAATACATAAATAGAGAAGTCGATACAAACGGACAGATAATCAAAATATCCAAAAAAGGATATAACACACTTAAAAAAGAATACAAGGACTATAAAAACATATTTTATTTAGAGATGACCAAAACACTACAGGGCCACGTAATCGATGGAATAGGAGAAGGCAAATACTATATATCCCAACCTGAATACCAACAACAATTCAAACAGAAACTTGGATTCAAAGCATACCCCGGAACACTAAACATCAAACTAAACAAAAAAAGCATAAAAAAATACCAACTAATCAAACAAAAAAATGGAATAATGATAAAAGGTTTCCAAAAAGGAGAACGTACATTCGGAGATTCAAAATGCTATAAATCCAGAATAAACGGCATAAAAAGCGCAATAATACAGCCAAACAGATCACACTACAAAGACGACATAATAGAAATAATATCCCCAGAACGCCTCAGAAACAAACTGGAAAAAAACAAAGTAAAAATAGAGGTCCAAATATGA
- a CDS encoding threonine--tRNA ligase, with translation MKLLLIHSDHFKYKVTKETPVAEDISDELKEGLMDEVLAVFTTVEQTDEENPENIVKQAKKEIIDVLESVNAERVMLYPYAHLSPDLGSPETAVKILKQLEKELQNSNIETQRSPFGWYKAFEVSCKGHPLSELSRDIKPETKEKEETGEEKRAVPSEYLILYPDGTEEKINPTNYEKNDVENKPLNRYILSEEVKGQPSEKPPSIDSMRKLEIADYEPSSDPGNLKFYPKGSLIFNLMKDWAHEIAVDRFGAMEIDTPILYDWNEPDIREQGESFHERHYIVSPPEGDKELVLRFAGDFGLFKMLQDSIISYRDLPIRIYEFSKSFRYEKRGELSGLKRLRAFHMPDIHSFTANLESGWKEYQELYKEYAELADGTNIEYAVVFRVVEEFYRENKQKITELLQYSDKPAYIELLKERKHYWVVKHEFQGIDSTGGNSQLSTVQLDIEDAERYGITYTDQDGQEKGCIICHSSIGSIERWIYEIIENAHKMDKPTLPTWLCPTQTRILPISSDNTEYAEKIQQKLTKNNIRADIDDTDSSLGKKIRNAEMEWIPYIIVVGDREQQNQEINLRTRKTGKEKTTKLNQLIKEIKEETKQMPHRPLPLPKKLSKRPKFIG, from the coding sequence ATGAAATTATTACTTATACATTCCGATCACTTCAAATATAAAGTCACAAAAGAAACCCCGGTTGCTGAAGACATAAGTGATGAATTGAAAGAAGGATTAATGGATGAAGTTTTAGCAGTTTTCACAACAGTAGAACAGACAGACGAAGAAAACCCAGAAAACATAGTCAAACAAGCAAAAAAAGAAATAATAGACGTACTTGAAAGCGTTAACGCCGAGAGAGTAATGCTGTATCCCTACGCACATCTAAGTCCAGATCTCGGTTCACCTGAAACAGCCGTCAAAATACTGAAACAACTAGAAAAAGAACTCCAAAACTCCAACATAGAAACACAGAGATCCCCATTCGGTTGGTACAAAGCATTCGAAGTAAGCTGCAAAGGCCATCCACTCTCAGAACTATCCAGAGATATAAAACCAGAAACAAAAGAAAAAGAAGAAACAGGAGAAGAAAAAAGAGCAGTACCCAGCGAATACCTAATACTATATCCAGATGGAACTGAAGAAAAAATCAACCCAACAAACTACGAAAAAAATGACGTAGAAAACAAACCCCTAAATAGATACATCTTATCCGAAGAAGTAAAAGGACAGCCATCAGAAAAACCACCATCAATAGACTCGATGAGAAAACTAGAGATCGCCGACTACGAACCATCGAGCGACCCTGGAAACCTAAAATTCTACCCAAAAGGCAGCTTGATATTCAACCTAATGAAAGATTGGGCACACGAAATAGCGGTCGACAGGTTCGGAGCGATGGAGATAGACACACCCATACTATACGACTGGAACGAACCAGATATCCGAGAACAAGGAGAAAGCTTCCACGAAAGACACTACATAGTCTCCCCACCAGAAGGAGACAAAGAACTAGTTCTAAGGTTCGCAGGAGACTTCGGGCTATTCAAAATGCTCCAAGACTCAATAATAAGCTATAGAGATCTCCCAATAAGAATATACGAATTCAGCAAGAGCTTTAGATACGAAAAAAGAGGCGAACTATCAGGTCTTAAAAGACTAAGAGCATTCCACATGCCCGACATACATTCCTTCACCGCCAACCTCGAATCAGGATGGAAAGAATACCAAGAACTATACAAAGAATACGCAGAACTCGCAGATGGAACAAACATAGAGTACGCAGTAGTATTCAGAGTCGTCGAAGAATTCTACAGAGAAAACAAACAAAAAATAACCGAACTACTCCAATACTCAGACAAACCCGCATACATCGAACTACTAAAAGAAAGAAAACACTACTGGGTAGTCAAACACGAATTCCAGGGAATAGACTCAACAGGAGGCAACAGCCAACTATCAACAGTTCAACTCGACATAGAAGACGCTGAAAGATACGGAATCACATACACAGACCAAGACGGACAAGAAAAAGGATGCATAATCTGCCACTCATCAATAGGGTCAATAGAAAGATGGATATACGAAATAATAGAAAACGCACATAAAATGGATAAACCAACACTCCCAACCTGGCTATGTCCAACACAAACAAGAATACTACCAATATCCAGCGACAACACCGAATACGCCGAAAAAATCCAACAAAAACTAACAAAAAACAACATAAGAGCAGACATAGACGACACAGACTCCAGCCTAGGCAAAAAAATCAGAAACGCCGAAATGGAATGGATACCATACATCATAGTAGTAGGGGACCGAGAACAACAAAACCAAGAAATAAATCTAAGAACCAGAAAAACAGGAAAAGAAAAAACAACAAAACTCAACCAACTAATCAAAGAAATCAAAGAAGAAACAAAACAAATGCCACACCGACCACTACCACTACCAAAAAAACTAAGCAAAAGACCAAAATTCATCGGTTAA
- a CDS encoding cob(I)yrinic acid a,c-diamide adenosyltransferase, protein MSTGYIRVYTGKGQGKTTSSFGAGLRAVGAGYKVKMVQFLKSREDSALKALNEFDNFSVERFGREGKLKGDTLPIDYEQADEALEVALDVVLNGGCRLLILDEVNVALDQGLIEVGDVLDLLSKKPEDMEVILTGRYAPDEIIDVADLVTVMTPVKHYMKSGVKAREGFDY, encoded by the coding sequence ATTTCGACTGGATATATTCGTGTTTATACTGGTAAAGGACAGGGTAAGACTACTTCTTCGTTTGGAGCTGGGTTGAGAGCGGTTGGAGCTGGCTATAAGGTTAAGATGGTTCAGTTTCTTAAGAGCCGTGAGGATTCTGCTTTAAAGGCTTTGAATGAATTTGATAATTTTAGTGTTGAGCGGTTTGGTAGGGAGGGGAAGCTTAAGGGTGATACCTTACCTATCGATTATGAACAGGCTGATGAGGCTCTTGAAGTTGCTCTTGATGTGGTTTTAAATGGTGGTTGTCGGCTTTTGATTTTGGATGAGGTGAATGTTGCTTTAGATCAGGGTTTGATCGAGGTGGGTGATGTGCTTGATTTGTTGTCTAAAAAGCCGGAGGATATGGAGGTCATTTTGACTGGTAGGTATGCTCCTGATGAGATTATTGATGTGGCCGACCTTGTTACAGTTATGACTCCTGTTAAACATTATATGAAGTCTGGTGTCAAGGCTCGTGAAGGTTTTGATTATTGA
- a CDS encoding phosphoribosylamine--glycine ligase: MKEVGILIVSYGSRAASMVDAFSRSDKYDVTFYIADKQNNPYNLKMAKISEGDHEVTGLDVNRIFGFARKYRDEIDFGIVGPEGPIIDGVRDRIENELCIPIICPTSKYALEGSKVRQREIIDKVHPSANPEYKVFSKDQYQTEKEAIEDLNKWIEQNGIEVAVKPDTPAAGKGVGVWGDHFTTKKELIEDWFLPNLKGGKVILEEKVDGEEWSLQFISDGTHLIPTPPVRDYKRAYDRDLGPNTGGMGTYTYKKTQLPFMDPEDWEEGIEIAKKIFIELKKNTRPENLRGVPLYMGYVSCKDGVKAFEINSRFGDPECQNTMALIKDDFVDVCLKMIEGELDEIKFKDKCTVLTYAVPMTYGNARKEYTGTKKINLQNAHRLKEKYGENLRIHQGSMIEENGVTKTGTSRTVSTVGIADTIQEAREISLEAIRRIDGALWNRWDIASKEHIQESKQNMKEIRK; encoded by the coding sequence ATGAAAGAAGTTGGCATACTTATTGTATCATATGGCTCTAGAGCCGCATCGATGGTTGATGCTTTTTCACGTAGCGACAAATACGATGTAACATTCTACATCGCAGATAAACAAAATAATCCCTACAACTTAAAGATGGCTAAAATATCCGAAGGCGACCACGAAGTAACCGGATTAGATGTAAATAGAATATTCGGGTTCGCACGAAAATACAGAGACGAAATAGACTTCGGAATCGTCGGCCCCGAAGGACCCATCATAGACGGAGTTAGAGACAGAATAGAAAACGAACTATGCATACCGATCATATGTCCAACATCAAAATACGCATTAGAAGGAAGCAAAGTACGACAAAGAGAGATAATAGATAAAGTACACCCATCCGCAAACCCTGAATACAAAGTATTCAGCAAAGACCAATACCAAACCGAAAAAGAAGCAATAGAAGACTTAAATAAATGGATAGAACAAAACGGAATCGAAGTAGCAGTAAAACCAGACACACCAGCAGCAGGAAAAGGAGTTGGAGTCTGGGGAGACCACTTCACAACAAAAAAAGAACTGATCGAAGACTGGTTCCTACCCAACCTAAAAGGAGGTAAGGTCATACTCGAAGAAAAAGTCGATGGAGAAGAATGGAGCCTCCAGTTTATTTCGGACGGAACCCACCTAATACCAACCCCACCCGTAAGAGACTACAAAAGAGCATACGACCGAGACCTAGGGCCAAACACCGGAGGGATGGGCACATACACATACAAAAAAACACAACTCCCATTCATGGATCCTGAAGACTGGGAAGAAGGAATAGAAATCGCTAAAAAAATATTCATAGAACTAAAGAAAAACACAAGACCTGAAAACCTACGTGGAGTACCACTATACATGGGATACGTATCCTGCAAAGACGGAGTAAAAGCATTCGAAATAAACAGTAGATTCGGAGACCCCGAATGCCAAAACACAATGGCATTGATAAAAGACGACTTCGTGGACGTATGCCTCAAAATGATAGAAGGAGAACTAGACGAAATCAAATTCAAAGACAAATGCACAGTCCTAACATACGCAGTACCAATGACATACGGAAACGCAAGAAAAGAATACACAGGAACCAAAAAAATCAACCTACAAAACGCACATAGACTCAAAGAAAAATATGGAGAAAACCTCAGAATCCACCAAGGAAGCATGATAGAAGAAAACGGCGTCACAAAAACAGGAACCAGCCGAACAGTAAGCACAGTCGGAATAGCAGACACAATACAAGAAGCACGGGAAATATCACTAGAAGCAATAAGAAGAATAGACGGAGCCCTATGGAACCGATGGGACATAGCATCCAAAGAACACATACAAGAAAGCAAACAAAACATGAAAGAAATAAGAAAATAA
- the argF gene encoding ornithine carbamoyltransferase, producing MDFLKITDITPETLHQLIEKATKYRKNPKKHPKTLKEHNIGLFFEEYSTRTRVSLSVAVSELGGTPHMLNKHELQITRGEEIGDTAAVLSRYLDGLTARMLDQKALKEFAEKSEMPIINAMTKKHHPCQTLADLQTIKEKKGKLKNLKYTWIGDTNNVCNSAILGNAMTGIKTTIATPKKYQPNKEILNEAQQYNPDITITEDPIQAVKNADIIYTDVWISTGMEKEAEQRKKDFKGYQVTKNLIKHAKKDAIIMHCMPIDGKEITRQVVESPNSVIIDQAENRLHSSKALLNHIYQ from the coding sequence ATGGATTTCTTAAAAATAACAGACATAACCCCCGAAACCCTACATCAACTCATAGAAAAAGCAACAAAATACCGAAAAAACCCCAAAAAACATCCAAAAACACTAAAAGAACATAACATAGGTCTCTTCTTCGAAGAATACAGCACAAGAACCCGAGTATCCCTATCAGTAGCCGTTTCAGAGCTAGGTGGAACACCCCACATGCTAAACAAACACGAACTACAGATAACCAGAGGAGAAGAAATAGGAGACACAGCAGCCGTCCTATCCCGATACCTAGACGGATTAACAGCAAGAATGCTCGACCAAAAAGCCCTAAAAGAGTTCGCAGAAAAATCAGAAATGCCAATAATAAACGCAATGACCAAAAAACACCACCCATGCCAAACACTAGCAGACCTCCAAACCATAAAAGAAAAAAAAGGAAAACTAAAAAACCTCAAATACACATGGATAGGAGACACAAACAACGTCTGCAACTCAGCAATACTAGGAAACGCAATGACCGGAATAAAAACAACAATAGCAACACCCAAAAAATACCAACCAAACAAAGAAATACTCAACGAAGCACAACAATACAACCCAGACATCACAATAACAGAAGACCCAATACAAGCAGTAAAAAACGCAGACATAATATACACAGACGTATGGATATCAACAGGAATGGAAAAAGAAGCAGAACAAAGAAAAAAAGACTTCAAAGGCTACCAAGTAACAAAAAACCTCATAAAACACGCAAAAAAAGACGCAATAATAATGCACTGCATGCCAATAGACGGAAAAGAAATAACAAGACAAGTCGTAGAAAGCCCCAACTCAGTAATAATCGACCAAGCAGAAAACAGACTACACTCCTCAAAAGCACTACTAAACCACATATACCAATAA
- a CDS encoding NTP transferase domain-containing protein, which translates to MKGVVLAGGKGSRFTARKEKQLSRIGNQRLLDIIYDKLDRSELTDVYVAVSENSPETWKYCRKKDIKMIRTRGAGYIKDLQDITRLLKPPFLTTASDIPFIKPNHINNLIKMAEKNDFDGGYTVVIPKKLFPEKVDRDDTFNYMGVEVAPIGLNIVGKTDKEKKIFTYNPKLSININKTEDLTYARKVAKKTLVANKNKK; encoded by the coding sequence ATGAAAGGTGTTGTGCTTGCCGGGGGAAAAGGAAGTAGGTTTACTGCTCGTAAAGAAAAACAACTATCACGAATCGGTAACCAAAGGCTTTTAGACATAATTTATGACAAGTTGGATAGGTCTGAGTTAACCGATGTCTATGTTGCTGTTTCGGAAAACTCCCCTGAAACCTGGAAATACTGCCGTAAAAAAGACATAAAAATGATACGGACCCGTGGAGCAGGATACATAAAAGACCTACAGGACATCACTAGGTTGTTGAAACCACCTTTCTTAACTACTGCATCAGATATCCCGTTCATAAAACCAAACCACATAAACAACCTGATCAAGATGGCTGAAAAAAATGATTTCGATGGCGGATATACTGTAGTGATTCCAAAAAAACTCTTTCCTGAAAAGGTGGATAGAGATGATACATTTAATTATATGGGGGTTGAAGTTGCTCCCATTGGATTAAACATCGTTGGAAAAACAGATAAAGAGAAAAAAATCTTCACATACAACCCTAAACTCAGTATAAACATCAATAAAACCGAAGACCTAACTTACGCTAGAAAGGTAGCTAAAAAAACATTGGTGGCCAACAAAAACAAGAAATAA
- the cobS gene encoding adenosylcobinamide-GDP ribazoletransferase → MGFKDLLGFFTRLPVKGVSFDRAADSSYLLPFVGVFIGVVFGGVGYVGFSYFSSWVAGILTVISIFLVTGILHVDGLSDFMDAVFAKVDVETAREIMKDPNVGIGGVLSIFIVLLTGLVAIEALGSYSPLILFQAAVVSELSAKFSMSTILAYGQSPYEGSGNRFIKGFDKKDFAFVFVISLLLGFVVGGWRGLLVLIGPLIGLLFIRLGKNTIGGVNGDVMGGSNETSRFATLLLWGMLL, encoded by the coding sequence TTGGGTTTTAAAGATTTATTAGGTTTTTTTACAAGACTTCCTGTTAAAGGGGTTAGTTTCGATAGGGCTGCAGATAGTTCGTATTTACTGCCTTTTGTTGGTGTTTTTATTGGGGTAGTTTTTGGTGGGGTTGGTTATGTTGGATTTAGTTATTTCTCTAGTTGGGTTGCTGGTATACTAACAGTTATATCGATTTTTTTAGTTACCGGTATTCTTCATGTTGATGGTTTATCGGATTTTATGGATGCTGTTTTTGCTAAAGTAGATGTTGAAACAGCTAGAGAGATAATGAAAGACCCTAATGTAGGTATTGGCGGTGTTTTATCAATATTTATTGTCTTGCTTACTGGTTTGGTCGCTATTGAAGCTTTAGGGTCTTATAGTCCCTTAATTCTATTTCAAGCTGCAGTTGTCAGTGAGTTGAGCGCTAAATTCAGTATGTCAACAATTCTTGCTTACGGCCAATCGCCATATGAAGGTAGTGGTAACCGATTCATCAAGGGTTTTGATAAAAAAGATTTTGCTTTTGTGTTTGTTATCTCGTTGTTGCTTGGTTTTGTTGTCGGTGGATGGAGAGGGTTGTTGGTTTTAATCGGTCCTTTAATCGGTTTATTGTTTATTCGTTTAGGCAAGAACACTATCGGTGGTGTTAATGGTGATGTTATGGGTGGATCCAACGAGACATCTAGGTTTGCAACACTGTTGTTGTGGGGGATGTTGTTATGA
- a CDS encoding TIGR00269 family protein, which yields MDCDKCSQEAVIHQKYSGLHLCQTHLMESVESKVKQTLRKNCDIQHGQRIGIALSGGKDSSVLLHIMHQVFGEWPDLDLICISVDEGITGYRDPSIELATKKTNELDIEHHVYSFKKEVGYTLDEISNTVGDEKTCRYCGILRRWILNKKSKTLNLDKIAIGHNLDDESQSALMNFLDGDVDRLARQGPEINNKKGFIPRIKPLREVPEKEIGLYALINNKVDAHFDECPYSDWALRQEARKILNKYETNHPGTKYSILRSVDQIAPNIPKKNIDLNNCQKCSEPTTNKNCRACQIIKKLQKTH from the coding sequence ATGGATTGTGACAAATGCAGTCAAGAAGCTGTCATACACCAAAAATACTCAGGCCTACACCTCTGCCAAACACACCTTATGGAAAGCGTTGAAAGCAAAGTTAAACAGACACTTAGAAAAAACTGTGACATCCAACATGGCCAGAGAATCGGTATCGCTTTAAGCGGCGGTAAAGACAGCTCAGTGTTACTGCACATAATGCACCAAGTATTTGGTGAATGGCCAGACCTAGATTTAATCTGCATATCGGTAGATGAAGGAATAACAGGATACCGAGACCCATCTATAGAGCTCGCCACCAAAAAAACCAATGAACTAGATATAGAACACCACGTATACTCATTCAAAAAAGAGGTCGGATACACACTAGACGAAATATCCAACACAGTAGGAGATGAAAAAACATGCCGATACTGTGGGATATTGAGGCGCTGGATATTGAACAAAAAATCAAAAACACTAAACCTTGATAAAATAGCTATAGGTCATAACCTAGATGATGAAAGCCAATCGGCATTAATGAACTTCCTAGATGGTGATGTAGATCGATTAGCCAGACAAGGACCTGAAATCAACAATAAAAAAGGATTCATACCCAGAATAAAACCACTCCGAGAAGTCCCCGAAAAAGAAATCGGCCTCTACGCACTAATCAACAACAAAGTCGACGCCCACTTCGATGAATGCCCATACTCAGACTGGGCATTACGACAAGAAGCACGGAAAATATTGAACAAATATGAAACAAACCACCCTGGAACCAAATACTCGATACTAAGATCGGTAGACCAGATAGCACCCAACATACCCAAAAAAAACATCGACCTAAATAACTGCCAAAAATGCAGCGAACCCACAACAAACAAAAACTGCAGAGCATGTCAAATCATAAAAAAACTCCAAAAAACTCATTAA
- a CDS encoding nicotinate phosphoribosyltransferase produces MTDLYNVDKDFIRDGKTTDVYLNRTEEILRDKGVNPFVVAEITASERGVFSGLEEAVCLLEGLPIDVYAMEEGTFFMEGEPVMRIEGNYLDFCRYETSLLGVLCHSTAISTKAARIKKAAKNRKVLSFGTRRQHPSIAGLIERSAYLGGMDGISNTAGEEMFGIEASGTMPHSLVICFRDQEKAWSAYNDVLNKDIPRIMLCDTYSDEKDEVIRAIEELGDDLDAIRLDTPSSRRGDFREIIMEIRWELDLRNREDVEIFISGGIDEEDILELRDIVDGFGVGTSVSGVFPIDFGMDIVMVDGEYSAKKGKYSGKKQVYRWEDFDDAIMIEKEIPPENAEPLLEKIIENGEIKTEFSLEKARKKVLSKLNKMPLGML; encoded by the coding sequence ATGACTGATCTATATAATGTTGATAAGGATTTTATTAGGGATGGTAAGACTACGGATGTTTATTTAAATCGGACTGAAGAGATATTGAGAGATAAAGGTGTTAACCCTTTTGTTGTAGCGGAGATTACAGCTAGTGAGCGTGGTGTTTTTAGTGGTTTGGAGGAGGCTGTTTGTTTACTTGAAGGTTTACCGATTGATGTGTATGCTATGGAGGAGGGGACCTTCTTTATGGAGGGTGAGCCTGTTATGCGGATTGAAGGGAATTATCTCGATTTCTGCAGGTATGAAACTTCCTTGCTTGGGGTTTTATGCCATAGCACGGCGATTTCAACTAAAGCGGCTCGTATAAAGAAGGCTGCGAAAAACAGGAAGGTTCTTTCATTTGGCACTCGAAGGCAACATCCATCTATAGCTGGTTTGATAGAGAGGTCTGCATACCTTGGTGGGATGGACGGTATAAGTAATACCGCTGGTGAAGAGATGTTCGGAATAGAGGCAAGTGGAACAATGCCTCATTCACTAGTAATCTGTTTTAGAGATCAGGAAAAAGCTTGGAGTGCCTACAACGATGTTTTAAATAAAGATATACCGCGTATAATGCTGTGTGATACATATAGTGATGAGAAAGACGAGGTAATACGGGCAATTGAAGAACTAGGAGATGATTTAGATGCAATCAGACTGGACACCCCTAGTTCCCGTAGAGGAGATTTCCGCGAAATCATAATGGAGATTAGGTGGGAACTTGACTTAAGAAATAGAGAGGATGTTGAGATATTTATTAGCGGTGGCATAGATGAAGAAGATATATTAGAGCTCCGTGATATAGTCGATGGTTTCGGTGTAGGCACATCTGTAAGCGGTGTGTTCCCGATTGATTTCGGGATGGATATAGTTATGGTTGATGGTGAATATTCAGCCAAAAAAGGAAAATACAGTGGCAAAAAACAGGTGTATAGGTGGGAAGATTTCGATGACGCAATAATGATAGAAAAAGAAATACCACCAGAAAATGCAGAACCATTACTTGAAAAAATAATAGAAAACGGAGAGATAAAAACAGAGTTCTCTCTAGAGAAAGCTAGAAAAAAAGTACTATCAAAACTGAATAAAATGCCATTAGGGATGTTATAA